Proteins from one Juglans microcarpa x Juglans regia isolate MS1-56 chromosome 6S, Jm3101_v1.0, whole genome shotgun sequence genomic window:
- the LOC121236427 gene encoding uncharacterized protein LOC121236427 has product MQGNSVLSPSPSFNSYSSVVEELRHEHDSDANHIFACAPENPPLQFQETSYTGPLQQQKQQQEGRDNNDGEDDFEFPFVCREPHSSPISADEIFCNGRIRPIHPISIFDQSLVANYSLTKRTDSSKKSRLRRPPLRKLMTEEREREAAREPASCSSSEADELDVVPTGTYCVWTPKKGQAKAEAAPSSHGDCKKSNSTVSSKRWKLRDFLHRSNSDGNETFVVLTPSKKTITDASPASENENKGKVRDADYERNRAVKEAGDKRKSSFLVGFFAHVDGLSWRLHEFAATER; this is encoded by the coding sequence ATGCAGGGGAATTCAGTGCTGTCGCCCTCTCCATCCTTCAACAGCTACTCTTCAGTCGTTGAGGAACTTCGCCATGAGCACGACTCAGATGCTAATCATATCTTTGCCTGCGCTCCAGAAAATCCGCCTCTCCAATTCCAAGAAACCTCATACACCGGACCTCTGCAGCAGcaaaaacaacaacaagaagGCAGAGACAATAACGATGGCGAGGATGATTTTGAGTTCCCTTTTGTTTGCAGAGAACCGCACTCGTCCCCAATCTCCGCCGACGAGATCTTCTGCAATGGCCGGATCAGACCCATTCACCCCATTTCCATATTCGACCAAAGCCTAGTCGCAAACTATTCCCTTACAAAGAGAACCGATTCTTCAAAAAAGTCTAGGCTTCGTCGTCCTCCTCTGAGAAAGCTTATGACCGAGGAAAGAGAACGGGAAGCAGCACGCGAGCCAGCGTCTTGCTCTTCCTCAGAAGCTGACGAGCTGGATGTGGTACCAACCGGAACCTACTGCGTGTGGACCCCAAAAAAAGGGCAAGCTAAAGCCGAGGCAGCGCCTTCTTCGCACGGTGACTGCAAGAAGAGCAATTCGACTGTCTCTTCCAAGAGATGGAAGCTCCGGGACTTTCTTCATCGGAGTAACAGCGACGGGAATGAGACGTTCGTCGTATTGACGCCTAGCAAGAAGACGATCACTGATGCTTCGCCGGCGTCGGAGAATGAGAACAAGGGGAAGGTGCGGGATGCCGATTATGAGAGGAACAGGGCGGTGAAGGAAGCTGGGGATAAGAGAAAATCGTCATTCTTGGTTGGGTTCTTCGCTCATGTCGATGGTCTGAGTTGGAGGTTGCATGAGTTCGCAGCCACTGAGAGATGA